A region of the bacterium genome:
TTCGGGGCGGTCCGCAAGGGCCGCCCCGTTTTGTTCAACGCATCGTGACGTAAACAGGGCTTGCCGATTCGGCAAGCCCTGTTGTTTCCGGGACCCAGCCTTAGAAAAGATCAGTAGTGATCAATTTCAGGCTGAACGACCATGTTGACTTCGCAGCCGGGCTGATCGGCGATTGCTTTAAGGTCATGCTCGAAGCCGCGAATCATTTTCTTGCTGAAGGCGTAGACGCGCGTGACGGGAGCTTCGGCGGTCGGAAGCTGCACGTAGACGATGCGATGAATCATGTAGAAGCAGAGAATCAGGCCGATACTTGCCACGGCAAAGCCGAGCCACAGGAATTCAGTTCCGAGCGTGCGACGGACTTCGAAGATAGTCGCGATTCCGGCTTCAGCGCGGGGATTAACGATGTCGGTAGCTTCGTAGAGGGAATTGCCGATGGTAATCTGATGCCCCTTCATCTGGAGGAAGGACCAGATGGTCCGTTCAAAGCCGTTGGGACCCTGCGCGAGCATTTCCACTGCGGGATTCTGCATCGTGGCGCTGGCGGAATAGGCCATGCGGCGTGCGTCGAGCTTGAAGTCTGGCAGCAGTTTGCCGGCGGTGATCTTGATGGTGTCACCGGGAATGTCCACGCTTTCGCCTTGCTTCAGCGGGATGCTGTGCAGGAGATTGCCCAGGGTATCGGAGACAGTCAAGGTAATCTGGTCATAGGAGGCAATCACGCGCGGGCGGTCGGGGTCGTAAGAGCTTTGATAGAGACGAAAGCCCGCGTAACGCAGAGGTGTATTGACGGAGATTTGCTTCTTGTCGACCTCCTGCCCGTCTTCGAGAATGGTGACGCTGCTGATATACTGCTTGATGTTTCCGCCAGTGGAGCGAATATCCCAGTCGTTGGAAATCCACTCTTCCTCCATAGAGACAAACTCGGTGCCGCCCATCTGACTACGGCGTTCGATGCGCCATGAATTGGGGCTGTCTTTTTCAACGAGACGGCCAATCCACTCATTGTCGACGAGCACCCATTGACCGGGCTGAAGCGGATAGTATTCAATTCGAAAGCTGTCGATGCGAACTTCGAAGGGCATGCCTTCGACCGAGACGGTATCTCCTGCATATCCGCCCGCGCGCGTATGTTCCCCGCCGAATGATCCGACGAGTCCGCCGATGGCAATGAGGAGCAAACCGATATGTGTCATCAACGGCCCCCAGAGCGCGGGACGACCCGACTCACCAACCCAGACGCCTTCGTAGTTGGCGCGCGTGGAAAAGGATTTGGAGAGCCGGTCTATCAGATTCTTGGCGGTCTCGGAAGTGGTGAGATAGATGTGAGCGGTGCGTTCGTTGACGACACGCGGGTCAAGCTCCGGCTTGCGGCTCCACATCCGCCAGACAATGGGCGTGCGTTCGAGCACACAGGCGAAGAGCGAGAGCGACAGGACGCCGATCAACAGACGGTACCACCACGAGCTGAACGGCCTGTCCATTTCGAGTGTTTTGTACACCAGTTGTCCGAAAGCACCCGCCGCATTGCCCGGTTCCTGCTTCATCCAGAGCGGGTCCACAAGTTCGCCGCTGAAGAGAGACGCAAGCGAGAGCACGCCGAGGACAATCAGAATCCAGATGGCAAACTTCATGGTGGAGAGCATGGCCCACCACTTTGGTTTGCGGCTGACGTGCGGAGTGCTGTTATTAGGAGTGGTTGTGTTCATGCTGAGTTAGGCGTAGGCGTGCAGTCCGCCGAAGAAGTAGTTGCCGAACAGCGAAAGCATCATCATGGCGAAACCGATGAGCGAGAGAACGGCAGTGCGCGGCCCGGACCATCCGCGCTGATAGCGGGCGTGCA
Encoded here:
- a CDS encoding cytochrome c biogenesis protein ResB, with translation MNTTTPNNSTPHVSRKPKWWAMLSTMKFAIWILIVLGVLSLASLFSGELVDPLWMKQEPGNAAGAFGQLVYKTLEMDRPFSSWWYRLLIGVLSLSLFACVLERTPIVWRMWSRKPELDPRVVNERTAHIYLTTSETAKNLIDRLSKSFSTRANYEGVWVGESGRPALWGPLMTHIGLLLIAIGGLVGSFGGEHTRAGGYAGDTVSVEGMPFEVRIDSFRIEYYPLQPGQWVLVDNEWIGRLVEKDSPNSWRIERRSQMGGTEFVSMEEEWISNDWDIRSTGGNIKQYISSVTILEDGQEVDKKQISVNTPLRYAGFRLYQSSYDPDRPRVIASYDQITLTVSDTLGNLLHSIPLKQGESVDIPGDTIKITAGKLLPDFKLDARRMAYSASATMQNPAVEMLAQGPNGFERTIWSFLQMKGHQITIGNSLYEATDIVNPRAEAGIATIFEVRRTLGTEFLWLGFAVASIGLILCFYMIHRIVYVQLPTAEAPVTRVYAFSKKMIRGFEHDLKAIADQPGCEVNMVVQPEIDHY